A window of Halobellus sp. LT62 contains these coding sequences:
- a CDS encoding long-chain fatty acid--CoA ligase, which produces MKNYELTITKFLQRAVDLFDHKEIVSKLADGSVHRYTYADAYARICQLAHALDDYGLDQGDRVSVMAVNHYRHYELYFGPSCSGRSIHTTNHRLPEHHLTEIINEAEDRLLFVDPAFVETVEAVADDLKTVEQYVVLDDEVPETSLDAVVDYESFISGYDTEYDWPELDEEREFALCYTSGTTGLPKGVQYRHRRMFLHTLVHGHADVFGVSENDTVMPVVPMFHVNGWGFPYSGTFYGSKLVLPGQHTSPQEVADLIDAEDVTVAAAVPTVWIDMDGYLESVEGEPLESLDRVLTGGSAPPASLMQKFEEVYEAPIYQGYGMTEASPHLANTFETTEMRGLDEEKRYELKRKAGIPAPGARIRLRDTDGEAVPHDGETPGEIHARSPWLTDGYFKRPEANAESFTDDGWFKTGDVATIDEFGYLDIVDRIDDAIKSGGEWISSVELENSIIDADGVVEAAVVSVPHEKWQERPVAFVVVDDPSVDEDALREHLLERFPKWWLPDVFKFVDEIPKTTTHKFNKKDLREQFIDEYGELPIDQ; this is translated from the coding sequence ATGAAAAACTACGAACTCACGATCACGAAGTTCCTGCAACGGGCAGTGGATCTCTTCGATCACAAGGAGATCGTCTCGAAACTGGCAGACGGATCGGTTCACCGCTACACGTACGCCGACGCCTACGCGCGGATCTGCCAGCTCGCACACGCGCTCGACGACTACGGGCTCGATCAGGGCGATCGCGTGTCGGTGATGGCGGTCAACCACTACCGCCATTACGAACTGTACTTCGGACCCTCCTGCAGCGGCCGCAGCATTCACACGACGAACCACCGGCTGCCCGAACACCACCTCACGGAGATCATCAACGAGGCCGAGGACAGGCTGCTCTTCGTCGATCCCGCGTTCGTCGAGACGGTCGAAGCCGTCGCGGACGACCTCAAAACTGTCGAGCAGTACGTCGTCCTCGACGACGAGGTGCCGGAGACGAGCCTCGACGCGGTCGTCGATTACGAGTCGTTCATCTCGGGGTACGACACCGAGTACGACTGGCCGGAACTCGACGAGGAGCGCGAGTTCGCGCTGTGTTACACCTCGGGAACGACGGGCCTGCCGAAGGGCGTGCAGTACCGCCACCGGCGGATGTTCTTACACACGCTCGTTCACGGCCACGCCGACGTGTTCGGCGTCAGCGAGAACGACACCGTGATGCCGGTGGTGCCGATGTTCCACGTCAACGGGTGGGGATTCCCCTACTCGGGGACGTTCTACGGCTCGAAGCTCGTCTTACCGGGGCAACACACCTCGCCGCAGGAGGTCGCCGACCTCATCGACGCCGAGGACGTCACCGTCGCCGCGGCGGTCCCGACCGTCTGGATCGATATGGACGGCTACCTCGAATCCGTCGAGGGCGAGCCGCTCGAAAGTCTCGACCGGGTGCTCACCGGCGGCAGCGCGCCGCCGGCCTCGCTGATGCAGAAGTTCGAGGAGGTGTACGAGGCACCGATCTACCAAGGGTACGGGATGACCGAGGCCTCTCCGCATCTGGCGAACACCTTCGAGACGACGGAGATGCGGGGGCTCGACGAGGAGAAGCGCTACGAACTGAAGCGGAAGGCAGGGATTCCGGCACCCGGCGCGCGGATCCGCCTTCGCGACACCGACGGCGAGGCGGTCCCGCACGACGGCGAGACGCCCGGCGAGATCCACGCGCGCTCGCCGTGGCTCACCGACGGATACTTCAAGCGTCCCGAGGCCAACGCCGAGTCGTTCACCGACGACGGCTGGTTCAAGACCGGCGACGTCGCGACCATCGACGAGTTCGGCTACCTCGACATCGTCGACCGCATCGACGACGCGATCAAGAGCGGCGGCGAGTGGATCTCATCGGTCGAACTGGAGAACTCGATCATCGACGCCGACGGCGTCGTCGAAGCGGCGGTCGTCAGCGTCCCCCACGAGAAGTGGCAGGAGCGTCCCGTCGCGTTCGTTGTTGTCGACGATCCGAGCGTCGACGAGGACGCACTCCGTGAACACCTCTTGGAGAGGTTCCCGAAATGGTGGCTTCCGGATGTATTCAAATTCGTCGATGAGATTCCGAAGACGACGACTCACAAGTTCAACAAGAAGGACCTGAGAGAGCAGTTCATCGACGAATACGGCGAACTTCCGATCGATCAGTAA